In a genomic window of Streptomyces koelreuteriae:
- the leuA gene encoding 2-isopropylmalate synthase: protein MANRQQPSTMPIHKYGRYEQVDIPDRTWPANRITTAPRWLSTDLRDGNQALIDPMSPARKRAMFDLLVKMGYKEIEVGFPASGQTDFDFVRSIIEEPGAIPDDVTISVLTQAREDLIERTVESLKGAKRATVHLYNATAPVFRRVVFRGSKDDIKQIAIDGTRLVMEYAEKLLGPETEFGYQYSPEIFTDTELDFALEVCEAVMDVWQPGPGREIILNLPATVERSTPSTHADRFEWMGRNLTRREHVVLSIHPHNDRGTAVAAAELALMAGADRVEGCLFGQGERTGNVDLVTLGMNLFSQGVDPQIDFSDIDEIRRTWEYCNQMEVHPRHPYVGDLVYTSFSGSHQDAIKKGFDAMEADAAAKGVTVDDIEWAVPYLPIDPKDVGRSYEAVIRVNSQSGKGGIAYVLKDGHSLDLPRRMQVEFSKVIQAKTDAEGGEVTPKDIWAAFQDEYLPNPENPWGRIQVKNNQSTTDTDGVDTLKVEATVDGQDTVLTGSGNGPISAFFDALQSVGIDVRLLDYQEHTMSEGASAQAASYIECAIDDKVLWGIGIDANTTRASLKAVVSAVNRATR, encoded by the coding sequence ATGGCGAACCGCCAGCAGCCCAGCACCATGCCGATCCACAAGTACGGCCGCTACGAGCAGGTCGACATCCCGGACCGCACCTGGCCGGCCAACCGGATCACCACCGCCCCCCGCTGGCTCTCCACCGACCTGCGCGACGGCAACCAGGCGCTGATCGACCCCATGTCGCCCGCCCGCAAGCGCGCCATGTTCGATCTGCTGGTCAAGATGGGCTACAAGGAGATCGAGGTCGGCTTCCCGGCCTCCGGCCAGACCGACTTCGACTTCGTGCGCTCCATCATCGAGGAGCCGGGCGCGATCCCCGACGACGTCACCATCTCCGTACTGACCCAGGCCCGCGAGGACCTGATCGAGCGCACGGTGGAGTCCCTGAAGGGCGCCAAGCGCGCCACGGTCCACCTGTACAACGCCACCGCCCCCGTCTTCCGCCGGGTCGTCTTCCGCGGCTCCAAGGACGACATCAAGCAGATCGCGATCGACGGCACGCGGCTGGTCATGGAGTACGCGGAGAAGCTGCTGGGCCCGGAGACGGAGTTCGGCTACCAGTACAGCCCCGAGATCTTCACCGACACCGAGCTGGACTTCGCGCTGGAGGTCTGCGAGGCGGTCATGGACGTCTGGCAGCCCGGCCCGGGCCGCGAGATCATCCTCAACCTGCCGGCGACCGTCGAGCGCTCCACGCCCTCCACGCACGCCGACCGCTTCGAGTGGATGGGCCGCAACCTGACCCGTCGCGAGCACGTGGTCCTCTCCATTCACCCGCACAACGACCGCGGCACCGCCGTCGCCGCCGCCGAGCTGGCCCTGATGGCCGGCGCCGACCGCGTCGAGGGCTGCCTGTTCGGGCAGGGCGAGCGCACCGGCAACGTCGACCTGGTCACCCTGGGCATGAACCTCTTCTCCCAGGGCGTCGACCCGCAGATCGACTTCTCCGACATCGACGAGATCCGTCGTACGTGGGAGTACTGCAACCAGATGGAGGTCCACCCGCGCCACCCCTACGTGGGCGACCTGGTCTACACGTCCTTCTCCGGCTCCCACCAGGACGCCATCAAGAAGGGCTTCGACGCCATGGAGGCCGACGCCGCCGCCAAGGGCGTCACCGTCGACGACATCGAGTGGGCGGTGCCCTACCTGCCGATCGACCCCAAGGACGTCGGCCGCTCCTACGAGGCGGTCATCCGGGTCAACTCGCAGTCCGGCAAGGGCGGTATCGCGTACGTCCTGAAGGACGGCCACAGCCTGGACCTGCCGCGCCGTATGCAGGTCGAGTTCTCCAAGGTCATCCAGGCCAAGACGGACGCCGAGGGCGGCGAGGTCACGCCGAAGGACATCTGGGCGGCCTTCCAGGACGAGTACCTGCCCAACCCCGAGAACCCCTGGGGCCGGATCCAGGTCAAGAACAACCAGTCGACCACCGACACCGACGGCGTGGACACGCTGAAGGTGGAGGCCACGGTCGACGGCCAGGACACCGTCCTGACCGGCTCGGGCAACGGCCCCATCTCGGCCTTCTTCGACGCGCTGCAGTCCGTCGGCATCGACGTACGCCTGCTGGACTACCAGGAGCACACGATGAGCGAGGGCGCCTCCGCGCAGGCCGCCTCCTACATCGAATGCGCGATCGACGACAAGGTCCTGTGGGGGATCGGAATCGACGCGAACACCACGCGCGCCTCCCTGAAGGCGGTCGTCTCGGCCGTCAACCGCGCGACGCGCTGA
- a CDS encoding tellurite resistance TerB family protein encodes MLPGRGRNGHAARFSSILGTRIAWTAAGDGEFFCPGCGGDRNYQRLTGQRRFTLLGLPVLPRGETGPVVECAACRRHFGTDVLDHPTTTRFSAMLRDAVHTVALAVLAAGGAGSRTALETAVLAVRAAGFDDCTEEQLAALVEALEADTGRISGEPCGAGLAIELHEALDPLAPHLATVGRESILLQGARIALADGPYTPAERDVLATVGAALTICSDDVTRLLAAAARTPS; translated from the coding sequence GTGCTGCCAGGACGGGGACGAAACGGCCATGCCGCCAGGTTTTCCAGCATCCTGGGCACCCGTATCGCATGGACGGCCGCCGGTGACGGGGAGTTCTTCTGCCCCGGCTGCGGCGGCGACCGGAACTACCAGCGGCTGACCGGACAGCGCCGCTTCACCCTGCTCGGCCTGCCCGTGCTGCCGCGCGGCGAGACCGGCCCGGTCGTGGAGTGCGCCGCCTGCCGCCGCCACTTCGGCACGGACGTCCTCGACCATCCGACGACCACCCGCTTCTCCGCGATGCTCCGCGACGCCGTGCACACCGTCGCCCTCGCGGTGCTGGCGGCGGGCGGCGCCGGTTCCCGTACGGCCCTGGAGACCGCCGTGCTCGCCGTGCGCGCGGCCGGCTTCGACGACTGTACGGAGGAGCAGCTCGCCGCCCTCGTCGAGGCGCTGGAGGCGGACACCGGCCGGATCTCCGGCGAGCCCTGCGGCGCCGGGCTGGCCATAGAGCTCCACGAGGCGCTGGACCCGCTGGCCCCGCACCTCGCCACCGTCGGCCGTGAGTCGATCCTGCTCCAGGGCGCCCGCATCGCCCTGGCGGACGGGCCGTACACCCCGGCCGAGCGTGACGTCCTCGCGACGGTGGGGGCGGCGCTGACCATCTGCTCGGACGATGTGACCCGGCTGCTGGCGGCCGCCGCGCGCACGCCGTCGTAG
- a CDS encoding MMPL family transporter codes for MGDTRTGTGRRRAVVPWAVVGLWLAALVLLGPLAGKFSGIQQNRAVDYLPDSADSTQVARIQDRLPGGESTDLVLVYHRDGGLTDADRRTAAEQLAEVGGAYDLTGGEARGVPSKDGSTLMYPVSSTQPGQDEEARDAFVDGVRDIAGGGGGLSVEVGGPGALNTDMNKVFGTLDATLLFATLGVVTVLLILIYRSPFLWLVPLAVAGVAAATAMAAGYGLHELFDVTVTGQSGGVMTVLVLGAGTDYALLIVSRYREELRRHERPYDAMRAALRGCGPAVLASSGTVAAGLLCLLAADLNSSRGMGPVGMVGVLAALVAMTTLLPAVLVLLGRRVFWPLIPSFGSEPKARRSLFAAMGTSATRRPALVLVGGGVLLGALALGTFNLSGGIKQEDSFTERPESITAMRTLAQEYPERSSRPVTVMAPEGRAGAVAERARATDGVAEVVPGRSGSGWTEIAVFTTAAPETSSETRTIEALRAGLDPQGAYVGGPSAQQIDLADSESRDRGVVVPLVLAAVFVILVGLLRSLVAPLLLLAAVVAVWGAALGIGGLVFEPVFGFGGTDAGLGLLSFVFLVALGVDYGIFLMHRMREESVRGAEPEVAALTALRTTGGVIASAGVVLAATFAVLTTLPMVGLVELGFVIAVGVLVDTFLVRTYLVTTASVLLRRRVWWPGRLSRAPELPVEAERGRVRSPA; via the coding sequence ATGGGGGACACAAGGACAGGAACGGGGCGGCGGCGGGCCGTGGTGCCCTGGGCGGTGGTCGGGCTGTGGCTGGCCGCGCTCGTCCTGCTCGGGCCGCTCGCCGGGAAGTTCTCCGGTATCCAGCAGAACCGCGCGGTCGACTATCTGCCCGACAGCGCCGACTCCACCCAGGTGGCCCGGATCCAGGACCGGCTGCCCGGCGGGGAGTCGACCGACCTGGTGCTCGTCTACCACCGGGACGGCGGCCTGACCGACGCCGACCGGCGCACCGCCGCCGAGCAGCTCGCCGAGGTGGGCGGCGCTTACGACCTGACGGGCGGCGAGGCGCGGGGTGTTCCGTCGAAGGACGGCTCCACCCTGATGTACCCCGTCTCCAGCACCCAGCCGGGGCAGGACGAGGAGGCCCGGGACGCCTTCGTCGACGGGGTGCGCGACATCGCCGGGGGCGGCGGCGGGCTGAGCGTCGAGGTCGGCGGGCCGGGGGCGCTGAACACCGATATGAACAAGGTGTTCGGGACGCTCGACGCCACCCTGCTGTTCGCCACGCTCGGCGTCGTCACCGTGCTGCTGATCCTCATCTACCGCAGCCCCTTCCTGTGGCTGGTCCCGCTCGCCGTCGCGGGCGTCGCCGCCGCCACGGCGATGGCCGCCGGATACGGACTCCACGAACTGTTCGACGTCACCGTCACCGGCCAGAGCGGCGGGGTGATGACCGTGCTCGTCCTCGGCGCCGGCACCGACTACGCGCTGCTGATCGTCTCCCGCTACCGCGAGGAACTGCGGCGCCACGAGCGGCCGTACGACGCCATGCGCGCCGCCCTGCGCGGCTGCGGTCCGGCCGTCCTCGCCTCCTCGGGGACCGTCGCGGCCGGGCTGCTGTGCCTGCTCGCCGCCGACCTCAACAGCAGCCGCGGCATGGGGCCGGTCGGCATGGTCGGCGTCCTCGCCGCGCTGGTCGCCATGACGACCCTGCTGCCCGCGGTGCTGGTCCTGCTCGGGCGGCGCGTCTTCTGGCCGCTGATCCCCTCCTTCGGGAGCGAGCCGAAGGCCCGGCGGTCGCTGTTCGCCGCGATGGGCACGTCGGCGACGCGCCGGCCCGCCCTGGTGCTGGTCGGCGGGGGCGTGCTGCTGGGTGCCCTGGCGCTCGGCACGTTCAATCTGTCCGGCGGCATCAAGCAGGAGGACTCGTTCACCGAGCGGCCCGAGTCGATCACCGCGATGCGGACGCTGGCGCAGGAGTATCCCGAGCGCAGCAGCCGGCCCGTGACGGTCATGGCGCCCGAGGGACGGGCCGGGGCGGTGGCGGAGCGGGCCCGTGCGACCGACGGGGTCGCCGAGGTGGTTCCCGGGCGGAGTGGTTCCGGGTGGACGGAGATCGCCGTCTTCACGACCGCCGCGCCCGAGACGTCGTCGGAGACCCGGACCATCGAGGCGTTGCGGGCCGGGCTGGATCCTCAGGGCGCGTATGTCGGCGGGCCCAGCGCCCAGCAGATCGACCTGGCCGACAGCGAGTCCCGGGACCGTGGCGTGGTCGTGCCGTTGGTGCTCGCCGCCGTGTTCGTCATCCTCGTCGGCCTGTTGCGCAGCCTCGTCGCGCCGTTGCTGCTGCTGGCGGCGGTGGTCGCGGTGTGGGGTGCGGCGCTGGGCATCGGCGGGCTGGTCTTCGAGCCGGTGTTCGGGTTCGGTGGTACGGATGCCGGGCTCGGGTTGCTGTCCTTCGTGTTCCTGGTGGCGCTCGGGGTGGACTACGGCATCTTCCTGATGCACCGGATGCGGGAGGAGTCCGTACGGGGGGCCGAGCCGGAGGTGGCCGCGCTCACCGCGTTGCGGACGACGGGTGGGGTGATCGCCTCGGCGGGGGTGGTGCTCGCGGCGACGTTCGCCGTGCTGACGACGTTGCCGATGGTCGGGCTGGTGGAACTCGGGTTCGTCATCGCTGTGGGGGTGTTGGTGGATACGTTCCTGGTGCGTACGTACTTGGTGACCACGGCGAGTGTGCTGTTGCGGCGGCGGGTGTGGTGGCCGGGGAGGCTCTCGCGTGCACCGGAACTGCCCGTTGAGGCTGAGCGCGGGCGGGTGCGCAGCCCGGCGTAG
- a CDS encoding sensor histidine kinase yields the protein MMPVQPPTIGNRIIAAINRDPLTAPHALRNDALLAVAAAVVAVGLGLLGGGGGPDALGWVLLVACNVPIVWRRRRPLLVLLVVVACVAPYHALDNPHSAPTPATYIALYTVAVTGRPLRAVLVGAGVLALSTSTMLTINAHEALRMLQISGWVVAVLFCGVDVRFYRQYVASIVERAERAERTREEEARRRVAEERLRIARDLHDLLAHSITLIGVQTSVAAHVLAADPERLDRETVAKALDDIAETCRSARGELRTTLEVLREHGPPEARGPLPGLDGLPDLARAARLAGARVEQTVRIRHAPPAVGAAAYRIVQEALTNAVRHAGPDVSVRVELDERQGALHLSVSDDGTGPDPGGTPGFGLVGMRERARSVGGTLDAGPRPGGGFEVAAVLPLTTTRNTTGERTG from the coding sequence ATGATGCCCGTGCAGCCACCCACCATCGGCAATCGGATCATCGCGGCGATCAACCGCGACCCCCTCACCGCCCCGCACGCCCTGCGTAACGACGCCCTGCTCGCGGTCGCCGCCGCCGTGGTGGCCGTCGGGCTCGGGCTGCTCGGGGGCGGCGGCGGGCCCGATGCGCTGGGGTGGGTGCTGCTGGTCGCGTGCAACGTGCCGATCGTGTGGCGGCGGCGTCGGCCGTTGCTCGTGCTGCTCGTCGTCGTGGCCTGTGTCGCCCCGTACCACGCCCTCGACAACCCCCACTCCGCACCGACCCCGGCCACGTACATCGCGCTGTACACCGTCGCCGTCACCGGCCGCCCGCTGCGTGCCGTCCTGGTCGGGGCGGGCGTCCTCGCCCTCTCGACCAGCACGATGCTCACCATCAACGCCCACGAGGCCCTGAGGATGCTGCAGATCTCGGGCTGGGTCGTCGCCGTGCTGTTCTGCGGAGTCGACGTGCGGTTCTACCGCCAGTACGTCGCCTCCATCGTGGAGCGGGCCGAACGGGCCGAACGGACCAGGGAGGAGGAGGCGAGGCGGCGGGTCGCCGAGGAGCGGCTGCGGATCGCCCGGGACCTGCACGATCTGCTCGCCCACAGCATCACCCTCATCGGTGTGCAGACCTCCGTCGCCGCCCATGTGCTGGCGGCCGACCCCGAGCGGCTCGACCGGGAGACGGTCGCCAAGGCCCTCGACGACATCGCCGAGACCTGCCGCAGCGCCCGCGGCGAACTCCGTACGACGCTGGAGGTGCTGCGCGAGCACGGCCCGCCGGAGGCCCGCGGCCCGCTGCCCGGCCTCGACGGCCTGCCCGACCTGGCGCGGGCCGCGCGGCTGGCCGGTGCCCGGGTCGAGCAGACCGTACGGATACGGCACGCACCGCCCGCCGTCGGCGCCGCCGCCTACCGCATCGTGCAGGAGGCCCTGACGAACGCGGTCCGGCACGCGGGGCCCGATGTCTCGGTCCGTGTGGAGCTGGACGAACGGCAGGGCGCCCTGCATCTGTCGGTCAGCGACGACGGCACCGGACCCGACCCGGGCGGCACCCCGGGCTTCGGGCTCGTCGGAATGCGGGAGCGGGCCCGCAGCGTGGGTGGCACACTCGACGCCGGACCGCGCCCCGGGGGCGGCTTCGAGGTGGCCGCGGTCCTGCCGCTGACCACGACGCGGAACACGACGGGGGAGAGGACCGGATGA
- a CDS encoding response regulator transcription factor: protein MTIRVLLADDQTLVREAFAMLVESARDMEVVGQAATGRQAVELARSGRADLVLMDIRMPDLDGIEATRLIAADDDLAGVRVLILTTYDTDEYIVDALRAGASGFLVKDTRPAELLDAIRTVAAGDSLLSPGPTARLIERFLRSPSAPATGGPECLSEREREVLGLVGRGLNNTEIAEVLGLSPLTAKTHVSRIMGKLAARDRAQLVIVAYESGIVTPGNI, encoded by the coding sequence ATGACCATCCGAGTGCTGCTCGCGGACGACCAGACCCTGGTGCGGGAGGCGTTCGCGATGCTCGTGGAGTCGGCCCGTGACATGGAGGTCGTCGGTCAGGCCGCCACCGGCCGGCAGGCCGTGGAACTGGCCCGCAGCGGGCGCGCCGACCTCGTGCTGATGGACATCCGCATGCCCGACCTGGACGGCATCGAGGCGACCCGGCTGATCGCGGCCGACGACGACCTGGCGGGCGTCCGCGTCCTGATCCTCACCACCTACGACACCGACGAGTACATCGTGGACGCCCTGCGCGCCGGTGCCTCCGGGTTCCTGGTCAAGGACACCAGGCCGGCCGAACTCCTCGACGCCATCCGCACGGTCGCGGCCGGGGACTCCCTGCTGTCGCCCGGGCCCACGGCACGGCTGATCGAGCGGTTCCTGCGCAGCCCTTCGGCACCGGCGACCGGCGGGCCGGAGTGTCTGTCCGAGCGCGAGCGGGAGGTGCTCGGCCTGGTCGGGCGCGGCCTCAACAACACCGAGATCGCCGAGGTGTTGGGGCTGAGCCCGCTGACCGCGAAGACCCACGTCAGCCGCATCATGGGCAAGCTGGCGGCGCGGGACCGGGCGCAGCTCGTCATCGTGGCGTACGAGTCGGGGATCGTGACACCGGGGAACATCTGA
- a CDS encoding sialidase family protein, producing MRLLCRTLLVTTVLFPALTATPFASAAPGCVSSVPYVSGEGGYDTYRIPAAVTTGKGTVLAFAEGRRGGAGDTGAIDVVLRRSTDGGCTWGPLTVVAAGKGDTRGNPAPVVDPRTGTVVLLTSYNSGKVTEAQIMRGEVTPEQSRRVFVQHSRDDGRHFTAPREITAQVKRPNWRWYATGPGHAIALTRGPHTGRLVVPANHSAAPPAGSPDTGQEPRYYGAHALLSDDGGRTWRPGFVDDSYDGVNNANESIAAQLPDGRVYFNARDQHGTSPGNRLDSHSRDGGRSLERPYAVQPTLNEVPVVQGSVLQVAGRHGPLLFAGPSVPTARRAMALWRSADGGATFTKALTLSQQPAAYSDLVPLGRKAVGILYETGVQGTYETIEFRRLPVGDL from the coding sequence ATGAGACTCCTCTGCCGCACCCTCCTCGTGACCACGGTCCTCTTCCCGGCCCTCACCGCGACGCCCTTCGCTTCGGCCGCCCCCGGCTGCGTCTCCTCCGTCCCGTACGTCTCGGGCGAGGGCGGCTACGACACGTACCGCATCCCCGCCGCCGTCACCACGGGCAAGGGCACCGTCCTCGCCTTCGCCGAGGGCCGACGCGGCGGCGCGGGGGACACCGGCGCCATCGACGTCGTCCTCAGGCGCTCGACGGACGGCGGCTGCACCTGGGGTCCGCTCACCGTCGTCGCCGCCGGGAAGGGCGACACCCGGGGCAACCCGGCCCCCGTCGTCGACCCGCGCACCGGCACGGTCGTGCTCCTCACCTCCTACAACAGCGGCAAGGTGACGGAGGCCCAGATCATGCGGGGCGAGGTCACGCCCGAGCAGAGTCGCCGGGTGTTCGTGCAGCACAGCCGGGACGACGGCCGGCACTTCACCGCACCCCGCGAGATCACCGCCCAGGTCAAGCGCCCGAACTGGCGCTGGTACGCGACCGGCCCCGGCCATGCGATCGCCCTCACCCGGGGTCCGCATACGGGCCGGCTGGTCGTCCCCGCCAACCACTCGGCGGCCCCGCCCGCCGGCTCCCCGGACACCGGCCAGGAGCCCCGCTATTACGGCGCCCACGCGCTGCTCAGCGACGACGGCGGCAGGACCTGGCGCCCGGGATTCGTCGACGACTCCTACGACGGGGTGAACAACGCCAACGAGTCGATCGCCGCCCAGCTCCCCGACGGCAGGGTCTACTTCAACGCCCGCGACCAGCACGGCACCAGCCCCGGCAACCGCCTCGACAGCCACTCGCGGGACGGCGGCCGGTCCCTAGAGCGGCCCTACGCAGTGCAGCCCACCCTGAACGAGGTCCCGGTCGTCCAGGGCAGCGTTCTGCAAGTCGCCGGGCGGCACGGACCGCTGTTGTTCGCCGGGCCCTCCGTCCCCACCGCCCGCCGGGCGATGGCCCTCTGGCGCAGCGCCGACGGAGGGGCCACGTTCACCAAGGCCCTGACGCTCTCCCAGCAGCCCGCCGCCTACTCCGATCTGGTGCCGCTCGGCCGGAAGGCGGTGGGGATCCTCTACGAGACGGGAGTCCAGGGGACCTACGAGACGATCGAGTTCCGCCGCCTCCCCGTCGGTGACCTCTAG
- a CDS encoding dihydrodipicolinate synthase family protein gives MTLTPLTGVIPPVCTPLTPDREVDVPSLLRLVDHLVAGGVSGLFVLGSTSEAAYLPDRQRRLVVESVAAHVSGQLPVLAGAIDMTTARVLDHVASVTAAGADAVVVTAPFYARTHPAEIARHYRAVAAGSPIPVIAYDLPVAVHTKLPADVVLELAADGVLAGLKDSSGDLAAFRQVLTGARDRQGITGFSVLTGSELIVDAALALGADGTVPGLGNVDPHGYVRLDGLCRAGDRDEARAEQERLCALFGMVTVGDPARMGPASSAIGAFKAALHLRGVIDCPATAEPQVPLSPDEVERVGKYLAAAGLL, from the coding sequence ATGACCCTCACCCCGCTGACCGGTGTCATCCCGCCCGTGTGCACGCCTCTGACACCGGACCGCGAGGTGGATGTGCCCTCGCTGCTCAGGCTGGTCGACCATCTGGTCGCCGGCGGGGTGAGCGGACTGTTCGTGCTCGGCTCGACGTCCGAGGCGGCGTATCTGCCGGACCGGCAGCGCAGGCTGGTCGTCGAGTCGGTCGCGGCGCATGTGAGCGGGCAGCTCCCGGTGCTGGCCGGGGCGATCGACATGACGACGGCCCGGGTCCTGGACCATGTCGCGTCGGTGACGGCGGCCGGAGCGGACGCGGTCGTCGTCACCGCCCCGTTCTACGCCCGCACCCACCCGGCCGAGATCGCCCGCCACTACCGCGCGGTCGCGGCCGGCAGCCCGATCCCGGTCATCGCCTACGACCTTCCCGTCGCCGTCCACACGAAGCTGCCCGCCGACGTGGTCCTGGAACTGGCCGCCGACGGTGTCCTCGCCGGACTCAAGGACTCCAGCGGCGATCTGGCCGCCTTCCGGCAGGTCCTCACCGGCGCCCGGGACCGCCAGGGCATCACCGGCTTCAGCGTGCTGACCGGCTCCGAGCTGATCGTCGACGCGGCGCTCGCGCTCGGCGCGGACGGCACGGTGCCCGGCCTCGGCAACGTCGACCCGCACGGCTACGTCCGCCTGGACGGTCTGTGCCGTGCCGGGGACCGGGACGAGGCCCGTGCCGAACAGGAGCGCCTGTGCGCCCTGTTCGGCATGGTGACGGTCGGCGACCCGGCCCGGATGGGCCCCGCTTCCTCGGCGATCGGCGCCTTCAAGGCCGCGCTGCACCTGCGGGGCGTGATCGACTGCCCGGCGACGGCGGAGCCGCAGGTGCCGCTGTCGCCGGACGAGGTGGAACGGGTCGGGAAGTACCTGGCGGCGGCCGGGCTGCTCTAG
- a CDS encoding oligopeptide/dipeptide ABC transporter ATP-binding protein yields MSALVELADAHVVHKARSGGLFTRDRVYALTGADLAIAPGETVGVVGESGCGKSTLAKVLVGVERPTRGTVSFRGRDLWAMPPAERRRAVGGGTGMIFQDPSTALNRRLPVRQILRDPLDVHDRGTRSQRDERVRELMSLVGLPRALADALPGQLSGGQRQRVAIARALALDPDLVVADEPTSALDVSVRAQILNLLLDLKERLGLALVFVSHDIQTVRRMSDRVITMYLGRIVEESPAALVTDRARHPYTRALFSATPGLLDPIDPIPLVGPVPSATRPPSGCPFRTRCWKADGTCAAAMPDFSAASAPAHRFRCHHPVREDESTRDLVHRRDPMEAP; encoded by the coding sequence ATGAGCGCACTCGTGGAGTTGGCGGATGCTCACGTCGTCCACAAGGCCCGCAGCGGCGGCCTGTTCACCCGCGACCGGGTGTACGCCCTGACCGGCGCCGACCTGGCCATCGCGCCCGGCGAGACCGTCGGTGTGGTCGGCGAGTCGGGCTGCGGAAAGTCGACGCTGGCGAAGGTGCTGGTCGGGGTGGAGCGGCCGACGCGGGGGACGGTGTCGTTCCGGGGCCGGGACCTGTGGGCGATGCCGCCCGCCGAACGCCGCCGGGCCGTCGGCGGCGGTACCGGCATGATCTTCCAGGACCCGTCGACGGCCCTGAACCGCCGCCTGCCCGTCCGGCAGATCCTGCGGGACCCGCTGGACGTGCACGACCGGGGCACGAGGAGCCAGCGCGACGAGAGGGTCCGGGAGTTGATGTCCCTGGTCGGTCTCCCCCGGGCCCTCGCCGACGCCCTGCCGGGTCAGTTGTCGGGCGGGCAGCGGCAGCGCGTCGCGATCGCCCGGGCGCTGGCGCTGGACCCGGACCTGGTCGTGGCGGACGAGCCGACGAGCGCCCTGGACGTGTCGGTCCGGGCGCAGATCCTCAACCTCCTGCTGGATCTGAAGGAACGCCTGGGCCTCGCCCTGGTGTTCGTCTCGCACGACATCCAGACGGTACGGCGGATGAGCGACCGGGTGATCACCATGTACCTGGGCCGGATCGTGGAGGAGTCCCCGGCCGCCCTGGTCACCGACCGGGCTCGGCACCCGTACACCCGCGCGCTGTTCTCCGCCACGCCCGGACTGCTCGACCCGATCGACCCGATCCCGCTGGTCGGTCCGGTGCCGTCGGCGACCCGTCCGCCGAGCGGCTGCCCGTTCCGCACCCGCTGCTGGAAGGCCGACGGGACGTGCGCGGCGGCGATGCCGGACTTCTCGGCCGCGTCTGCACCCGCCCACCGCTTCCGCTGCCACCATCCTGTCCGGGAGGACGAATCGACCCGCGACCTCGTCCACCGACGCGACCCGATGGAGGCTCCATGA